From the genome of Ectobacillus sp. JY-23, one region includes:
- a CDS encoding ComEC/Rec2 family competence protein, with product MPVMGIARELQRTPLTVTFLKVGQGDSALLSLPNGKHILIDGGPHEAGEAVIHKLIEKKIKKLDLVISTHPDMDHIGGLIQVIQQIPVTMILDSGKHYYSLTYRMYIRSVKERKIPFLAAKEGQFLPLDPNVSIRILNDGKKKDANNESSIVLQLRYNKADFLLMGDADVATEKRIMDRYSVHADVLKIGHHGSYTSSSARLLTNANPQFVVLSYGKGNPYGHPHQSVMKRLRKYGMQVYSTASGDIEFQTDGSSIIINEKTPLPLLK from the coding sequence ATGCCGGTAATGGGAATTGCTCGTGAATTGCAACGTACGCCTCTTACGGTTACCTTTTTAAAGGTTGGACAAGGAGACTCGGCGCTACTCTCTCTTCCAAACGGCAAGCATATATTAATTGATGGAGGTCCCCATGAAGCTGGGGAAGCTGTTATTCATAAGTTAATTGAGAAAAAAATTAAAAAATTAGACTTAGTAATCAGCACACATCCGGATATGGATCATATTGGTGGGTTAATACAAGTGATTCAGCAGATACCTGTCACAATGATACTAGATAGCGGTAAGCATTATTACTCGTTAACATACCGGATGTATATAAGAAGTGTCAAGGAGCGTAAAATTCCATTTCTTGCAGCGAAAGAAGGGCAGTTCCTGCCATTAGATCCTAATGTATCCATTCGTATATTAAATGACGGCAAGAAAAAAGATGCTAATAATGAATCTTCCATTGTTCTTCAACTTCGTTATAATAAAGCAGATTTTCTTTTAATGGGAGATGCAGATGTTGCGACTGAGAAAAGAATTATGGACCGATATAGTGTGCATGCAGATGTGTTAAAAATTGGTCATCACGGCTCTTATACGTCATCGAGTGCGCGTTTGCTTACAAATGCTAATCCTCAATTTGTTGTGTTGTCTTACGGAAAGGGAAATCCATATGGTCATCCCCATCAAAGTGTGATGAAGAGGCTACGTAAATATGGTATGCAAGTTTATTCGACTGCGTCAGGAGATATAGAATTCCAAACGGATGGAAGTAGCATCATTATTAATGAAAAAACTCCTTTGCCACTTTTAAAATGA
- the scpB gene encoding SMC-Scp complex subunit ScpB: protein MSYIEQKAVAEGLLFAAGEEGIEMSRFMYVLGLSMEEASSIIEELRETYEQPDRGFRLVEHGGAYRLITKKEHALYYKKLIESPTSSSLSQAALETLAIIAYRQPITRTEIEDIRGVKTDKALQTLMARLLIKEMGRAEGTGRPILYGTTKEFLDAFGLQSLKELPPLPKETEELEEADLFFDSLNQVSLD, encoded by the coding sequence TTGAGTTATATCGAGCAAAAAGCGGTTGCAGAGGGATTATTATTTGCGGCCGGTGAAGAAGGAATTGAAATGTCGCGTTTTATGTATGTGCTTGGCCTTTCAATGGAAGAAGCTTCTTCTATTATAGAAGAGCTACGAGAAACATATGAACAGCCAGACCGTGGTTTTAGGCTGGTTGAGCATGGAGGAGCATATCGTTTAATTACGAAAAAAGAGCATGCTCTTTATTATAAAAAGTTAATTGAATCACCAACGTCTTCCAGTTTATCGCAGGCTGCATTAGAAACACTTGCGATTATTGCATATCGGCAACCCATCACGAGAACGGAAATTGAGGATATTCGTGGTGTCAAAACAGATAAAGCATTGCAAACATTGATGGCGAGATTACTTATTAAAGAAATGGGGCGTGCAGAAGGAACAGGTAGGCCCATTTTATATGGCACAACAAAAGAATTTTTAGATGCATTTGGTTTACAATCTTTAAAAGAGTTGCCTCCGTTACCAAAGGAAACAGAGGAATTAGAAGAAGCTGATTTGTTTTTTGATTCATTGAACCAGGTTTCCCTTGACTAG